From a single Daphnia pulex isolate KAP4 chromosome 2, ASM2113471v1 genomic region:
- the LOC124205568 gene encoding uncharacterized protein LOC124205568: MIDRDRKEVEASVKFPTQSIPSILKDFSQKVTRYAFELVNQQMKLSKTGYSIIETDSSFQITSGTSNYCISRDLSRCSCTFFANYRLPCRHLLFICVEENLTLSSNCYDACRNQCSSNEESFEVPKDGNTVSPISVFVKQRHGKVVTREYMWNAANKLSKEWCNAVQDLPLPAFQGQMNLMNKMLSGAKNCHVVSFDMSNGASVDVSDDVTEQLTPSTSKSSTVSRKGKALKKKSLDDSASTSVTSPPNKKIVFRVR, encoded by the exons ATGATTGATAGAGACAGGAAGGAAGTTGAAGCGAGTGTCAAATTTCCTACACAATCCATTCCTTCTATCCTGAaagatttttctcaaaaagttACTCGGTATGCGTTTGAGTTGGTAAACCAACAGATGAAATTGTCTAAAACTGGATACAGCATCATTGaa aCAGATTCATCATTCCAGATTACTTCTGGAACGAGTAATTATTGCATTTCTCGTGACTTGTCACGTTGTTCTTGCACGTTTTTTGCTAACTATCGCCTTCCGTGTCGTCATTTGCTATTCATatgtgttgaagaaaatttgacTCTTTCTTCTAATTGCTATGATGCGTGCAGGAACCAATGTTCATCAAATGAAGAATCGTTTGAG gttCCTAAGGATGGCAATACGGTTTCACCTATATCTGTTTTTGTTAAACAGCGACACGGAAAAGTCGTAACTAGAGAATATATGTGGAATGCCGCCAATAAGTTATCAAAGGAATGGTGCAATGCCGTTCAAGACCTTCCACTTCCAGCATTCCAGGGTCAAATGAACCTCATGAATAAAATGCTTTCTGGAGCAAAGAATTGTCATGTTGTTTCGTTCG atATGAGTAATGGCGCATCTGTCGACGTATCTGATGATGTCACAGAACAATTAACTCCCTCTACATCTAAATCATCGACTGTTAGTCGGAAGGGTAAAGCTTTGAAAAAGAAGTCATTAGATGATTCCGCATCGACATCTGTAACCTCTCctcccaataaaaaaattgtgttccGAGTACGTTGA
- the LOC124208792 gene encoding uncharacterized protein LOC124208792 yields MSWKKDTLVRMVIKLPTCGTLLNMPLQLDFVERLIDNEEEHKKFVLLCERQFNAGVPSHTIYEIKKPDEHSYSKNNSEIDSEMEEFDRRITSLNKLSSDEDIIVQISDDEKESEEKVNSRLNLSTSLSPYSLNESLDEQLLTNSRSASPQTDETRKKKDAKEETKKKESYLGKLTECHPKQGIRKAVSTEKTAHTYDDDWLKESQDEAKYPTTSRTFRARQNVGLTQHTESHSPIIRYSTPNHESRGGSSKLDSQPISSYHSSVENRKTSTDRQYFHVRENEGSRSSVKSQNENSQRRTYETKRDSRHGRKENDPFVKSEIERYDRRRNLDSHKSHNSKKKDHRSRSPIDKRRLSNVSSSSYSDNGSPSYHNRSRSSSPDFPGPKYSQMVNRSIKDLVKESKKAVNSSYGSYTQKRRKTFNWEIDCQVSTGGILLFKKVGVFHSNPGRPGRNKIIERWFGFKSY; encoded by the exons ATGAGCTGGAAGAAAGATACTTTAGTTCGTATGGTGATCAAGTTACCCACATGTGGAACATTGCTAAACATGCCACTTCAGCTGGATTTTGTTGAACGCCTTATCGACAATGAAGAAGAAcataagaaatttgttttgctttgcGAAAGGCAGTTCAATGCTGGTGTTCCTTCTCACACCATTTATGAAATAA AAAAGCCAGATGAACACAGTTATTCGAAGAATAACTCAGAAATAGATTCTGAAATGGAGGAATTTGATAGGAGAATCACATCGCTCAATAAACTTTCTTCAGATGAAGACATTATTGTGCAAATAtcagatgatgaaaaagaaagtgaagaaaaagtgaattcaAGACTCAATCTGTCCACGTCTTTGTCTCCTTACTCATTAAATGAATCACTTGATGAACAACTTCTCACAAATTCTAGATCTGCATCTCCACAAACAgatgaaacaagaaagaagaaagatgctaaggaagaaacaaagaaaaaagaaagttatcTGGGCAAGCTAACAGAGTGTCATCCCAAACAAGGCATTCGAAAAGCTGTTTCCACAGAAAAGACTGCACACACATACGATGATGACTGGTTAAAGGAATCACAAGACGAAGCAAAATACCCCACAACTTCAAGAACATTCCGTGCTCGTCAGAACGTTGGACTGACCCAACATACTGAAAGCCATTCTCCAATCATTAGGTATTCCACACCAAACCATGAAAGCCGCGGAGGTTCATCAAAACTAGATTCTCAGCCGATTTCTTCTTACCACTCTTCCGTTGAAAACCGCAAAACTTCAACAGATCGCCAATATTTTCATGTTCGCGAGAATGAAGGTTCTCGCTCTTCTGTGAAatctcaaaatgaaaacagtcAACGTCGTACATATGAAACTAAACGCGATTCTCGTcatggaaggaaggaaaatgaTCCATTTGTCAAATCTGAAATTGAACGTTATGATCGTCGCAGAAATTTGGATAGTCACAAATCTCAcaactcaaaaaagaaagatcaTCGAAGCCGCTCTCCTATCGACAAGAGAAGATTATCCAATGTATCCAGTTCCTCATATTCTGACAACGGGTCCCCATCTTACCACAACCGATCTCGTTCTTCTTCGCCTGATTTTCCTGGGCCAAAATACAGTCAGATGGTTAATCGATCAATAAAGGACCTTGtgaaagaatcaaagaaaGCTGTAAACTCAAGTTACGGTTCATACACCCAAAAAAGACg GAAAACTTTCAATTGGGAAATCGACTGTCAAGTGTCAACAGGTGGAATTCTATTGTTTAAGAAAGTTGGAGTTTTCCATTCGAATCCCGGAAGAccaggaagaaataaaattatcgaACGCTGGTTTGGGTTCAAAAGTTATTGA
- the LOC124205493 gene encoding proton channel OtopLc-like isoform X2, with protein MFALIWISKVAFSRSQENSPDETQGDEEMTAIEYAPIVQEYKEPKIDFESIVAETVEIDKDENEAILSENLAYCVGRVDSVIICSGQTAETAESLVTLSMNYRDCCDGGIPPIQQKEKARRRSSCNIKTQQSDDCEEFKQQISEKSKTHWRCCLTPRHSTFNICSNGVPTKLSTRRKKREDNALLTVISALYANLLVVMGLAFPMTEVISNHVPSFSYLGFYLYLYFGSIAYFFFVFFNMLKNRAAKGNRYFGCGSMRPSKILELKVMTDDYSEDSPPRIIENVGTQHYGSFYLRIGAVAFGVGSMIYSGLEFAQYFETDPTSECHNILMAATPAVRMAFTFIQMYFIFLNAKMSVYCKPRAIAYFGLMHIVATNLCVWLNVIIEETKHEIIHHFSHQGTEDHHGNQNSSSTTIPNSDVVPEHGSVVVESNALLSSLVDECKRSEMMGNVVQDASQFLFPCAIEYSLICAAILYVMWKNVSMSEDDGGIYSRSNSAGSATGRRSRHQYSVDCAKANKGLFAGIFVLVGIIISLIIFYALINNHNFKALAIMEVAVSRLLLFCCAFVATIVGIYRIRELKFDSSRHFGLDAVLLVVAQIGVMAYKFFTIIACCYSVKTEGEDNSTLVLLSALAAMFQAVAQTLFILDASRRHTYTVDQQSRKPGREVVTFLLVCNIAMWAVNTLEKSRADVNPVQLEFFGLWPWIIIMNVTMPLTIFYRFHSTVVLCEIWKRCYKVKPDLM; from the exons ATGTTTGCCTTAATTTGG ATAAGTAAAGTGGCCTTTTCCCGCTCACAAGAAAATTCACCCGACGAAACTCAAGGCGATGAG GAAATGACAGCCATCGAGTACGCGCCAATCGTTCAAGAATATAAGGAGCCAAAAATTGACTTCGAATCGATCGTGGCAGAGACCGTAGAGATTGACAAGGACGAAAACGAAGCGATTTTGTCAGAAAATTTGGCCTACTGCGTCGGCCGTGTTGATTCTGTTATTATCTGCAGTGGTCAAACAGCCGAGACTGCCGAGTCTTTGGTCACGCTTTCTATGAATTATCGTGATTGCTGCGACGGTGGAATTCCACCCatccaacaaaaagaaaaagcccgTCGCCGTTCGTCATGCAACATCAAGACCCAACAGTCCGACGATTGCGAGGAGTTTAAGCAGCAGATCAGCGAAAAATCCAAAACACATTG GCGATGCTGTTTGACTCCCAGGCACAGCACCTTCAACATTTGTAGCAATGGCGTACCTACCAAACTATCCACTCGACGGAAGAAACGAGAAGA CAACGCATTGCTG acaGTAATCAGCGCGTTATACGCCAACCTGCTCGTCGTCATGGGTTTGGCTTTCCCCATGACCGAAGTTATTTCCAATCACGTCCCGTCGTTTTCCTATTTG GGTTTTTATCTGTACTTGTACTTTGGCTCGATCGCctacttcttctttgtcttcttcaATATGTTGAAAAATAGAGCAGCCAAGGGTAATCGCTACTTCG GATGCGGAAGTATGAGACCGTCCAAAATATTAGAGCTCAAGGTGATGACCGATGACTATTCAGAGGATTCTCCACCACGTATCATTGAAAATGTGGGAACCCAACACTACGGAAGTTTCTACCTGCGCATCGGCGCTGTCG CTTTTGGTGTGGGTTCGATGATATATTCCGGTTTGGAGTTTGCGCAGTACTTTGAAACGGACCCTACCAGTGAATGCCACAACATTTTAATGGCCGCCACTCCAGCCGTCCGAATGGCTTTTACTTTCATCCAgatgtatttcatttttctcaacgCCAAG ATGTCGGTTTATTGTAAACCGAGAGCCATTGCTTATTTTGGCTTGATGCATATTGTGGCGACTAATCTCTGCGTTTGGCTTAACGTTATCATCGAAGAGACCAAACACGAAATCATTCATCACTTTTCTCATCAAGGGACAGAAGATCATCACGGCAATCAAaattcatcatcaacaacGATTCCAAATTCGGATGTCGTCCCGGAACACGGAAGCGTTGTTGTTGAATCGAATGCGCTTCTTAGCTCGCTGGTAGACGAGTGCAAGAGATCAGAAATGATGGGCAACGTCGTGCAAGACGCCAGCCAGTTCCTCTTCCCTTGCGCCATCGAATATTCGCTGATCTGTGCTGCTATTCTTTACGTCATGTGGAAGAACGTCTCGATGAGCGAAGATGATGGCGGAATTTACAGCCGGAGTAACTCTGCCGGATCGGCCACCGGACGCCGATCAAGACACCAATACTCGGTAGACTGCGCCAAAGCCAATAAAGGTCTTTTCGCTGGCATCTTCGTTTTGGTTGGGATCATAATCAGCCTCATCATCTTCTACGCTTTGATTAACAACCACAATTTTAAAGCGCTGGCCATCATGGAAGTTGCCGTGTCTCGGTTGTTGCTTTTCTGTTGCGCTTTTGTCGCTACAATAGTCGGCATCTATCGG ATTCGCGAACTCAAATTTGATTCTTCGCGCCACTTCGGATTGGATG cCGTCCTCTTGGTGGTGGCTCAAATTGGGGTAATGGCGTACAAGTTTTTCACGATAATCGCTTGCTGTTACTCGGTCAAGACAGAAGGAGAAGACAACTCGACCCTGGTTCTACTGAGCGCTCTTGCCGCCATGTTTCAG gCTGTGGCTCAAACATTGTTCATTCTGGACGCATCGAGACGACACACTTACACAGTCGACCAGCAATCTCGCAAGCCAGGACGTGAAGTCGTTACTTTCCTCTTG GTATGCAATATCGCAATGTGGGCGGTCAATACACTGGAAAAGTCTAGAGCTGACGTCAATCCGGTGCAACTCGAGTTTTTTGGTCTTTGGCCATGGATTATCATCATGAACGTCACCATGCCATTGACCATCTTCTATCGCTTCCACTCGACAGTTGTCCTCTGCGAAATCTGGAAGCGATGCTACAAAGTCAAACCCGATTTGATGTAG
- the LOC124205493 gene encoding proton channel OtopLc-like isoform X1, with the protein MFALIWISKVAFSRSQENSPDETQGDEEMTAIEYAPIVQEYKEPKIDFESIVAETVEIDKDENEAILSENLAYCVGRVDSVIICSGQTAETAESLVTLSMNYRDCCDGGIPPIQQKEKARRRSSCNIKTQQSDDCEEFKQQISEKSKTHWSVSCKINDHNRRNQSSSRCCLTPRHSTFNICSNGVPTKLSTRRKKREDNALLTVISALYANLLVVMGLAFPMTEVISNHVPSFSYLGFYLYLYFGSIAYFFFVFFNMLKNRAAKGNRYFGCGSMRPSKILELKVMTDDYSEDSPPRIIENVGTQHYGSFYLRIGAVAFGVGSMIYSGLEFAQYFETDPTSECHNILMAATPAVRMAFTFIQMYFIFLNAKMSVYCKPRAIAYFGLMHIVATNLCVWLNVIIEETKHEIIHHFSHQGTEDHHGNQNSSSTTIPNSDVVPEHGSVVVESNALLSSLVDECKRSEMMGNVVQDASQFLFPCAIEYSLICAAILYVMWKNVSMSEDDGGIYSRSNSAGSATGRRSRHQYSVDCAKANKGLFAGIFVLVGIIISLIIFYALINNHNFKALAIMEVAVSRLLLFCCAFVATIVGIYRIRELKFDSSRHFGLDAVLLVVAQIGVMAYKFFTIIACCYSVKTEGEDNSTLVLLSALAAMFQAVAQTLFILDASRRHTYTVDQQSRKPGREVVTFLLVCNIAMWAVNTLEKSRADVNPVQLEFFGLWPWIIIMNVTMPLTIFYRFHSTVVLCEIWKRCYKVKPDLM; encoded by the exons ATGTTTGCCTTAATTTGG ATAAGTAAAGTGGCCTTTTCCCGCTCACAAGAAAATTCACCCGACGAAACTCAAGGCGATGAG GAAATGACAGCCATCGAGTACGCGCCAATCGTTCAAGAATATAAGGAGCCAAAAATTGACTTCGAATCGATCGTGGCAGAGACCGTAGAGATTGACAAGGACGAAAACGAAGCGATTTTGTCAGAAAATTTGGCCTACTGCGTCGGCCGTGTTGATTCTGTTATTATCTGCAGTGGTCAAACAGCCGAGACTGCCGAGTCTTTGGTCACGCTTTCTATGAATTATCGTGATTGCTGCGACGGTGGAATTCCACCCatccaacaaaaagaaaaagcccgTCGCCGTTCGTCATGCAACATCAAGACCCAACAGTCCGACGATTGCGAGGAGTTTAAGCAGCAGATCAGCGAAAAATCCAAAACACATTGGTCAGTTAGCTGCAAAATTAACGACCATAATCGCCGTAACCAATCTTCCTC GCGATGCTGTTTGACTCCCAGGCACAGCACCTTCAACATTTGTAGCAATGGCGTACCTACCAAACTATCCACTCGACGGAAGAAACGAGAAGA CAACGCATTGCTG acaGTAATCAGCGCGTTATACGCCAACCTGCTCGTCGTCATGGGTTTGGCTTTCCCCATGACCGAAGTTATTTCCAATCACGTCCCGTCGTTTTCCTATTTG GGTTTTTATCTGTACTTGTACTTTGGCTCGATCGCctacttcttctttgtcttcttcaATATGTTGAAAAATAGAGCAGCCAAGGGTAATCGCTACTTCG GATGCGGAAGTATGAGACCGTCCAAAATATTAGAGCTCAAGGTGATGACCGATGACTATTCAGAGGATTCTCCACCACGTATCATTGAAAATGTGGGAACCCAACACTACGGAAGTTTCTACCTGCGCATCGGCGCTGTCG CTTTTGGTGTGGGTTCGATGATATATTCCGGTTTGGAGTTTGCGCAGTACTTTGAAACGGACCCTACCAGTGAATGCCACAACATTTTAATGGCCGCCACTCCAGCCGTCCGAATGGCTTTTACTTTCATCCAgatgtatttcatttttctcaacgCCAAG ATGTCGGTTTATTGTAAACCGAGAGCCATTGCTTATTTTGGCTTGATGCATATTGTGGCGACTAATCTCTGCGTTTGGCTTAACGTTATCATCGAAGAGACCAAACACGAAATCATTCATCACTTTTCTCATCAAGGGACAGAAGATCATCACGGCAATCAAaattcatcatcaacaacGATTCCAAATTCGGATGTCGTCCCGGAACACGGAAGCGTTGTTGTTGAATCGAATGCGCTTCTTAGCTCGCTGGTAGACGAGTGCAAGAGATCAGAAATGATGGGCAACGTCGTGCAAGACGCCAGCCAGTTCCTCTTCCCTTGCGCCATCGAATATTCGCTGATCTGTGCTGCTATTCTTTACGTCATGTGGAAGAACGTCTCGATGAGCGAAGATGATGGCGGAATTTACAGCCGGAGTAACTCTGCCGGATCGGCCACCGGACGCCGATCAAGACACCAATACTCGGTAGACTGCGCCAAAGCCAATAAAGGTCTTTTCGCTGGCATCTTCGTTTTGGTTGGGATCATAATCAGCCTCATCATCTTCTACGCTTTGATTAACAACCACAATTTTAAAGCGCTGGCCATCATGGAAGTTGCCGTGTCTCGGTTGTTGCTTTTCTGTTGCGCTTTTGTCGCTACAATAGTCGGCATCTATCGG ATTCGCGAACTCAAATTTGATTCTTCGCGCCACTTCGGATTGGATG cCGTCCTCTTGGTGGTGGCTCAAATTGGGGTAATGGCGTACAAGTTTTTCACGATAATCGCTTGCTGTTACTCGGTCAAGACAGAAGGAGAAGACAACTCGACCCTGGTTCTACTGAGCGCTCTTGCCGCCATGTTTCAG gCTGTGGCTCAAACATTGTTCATTCTGGACGCATCGAGACGACACACTTACACAGTCGACCAGCAATCTCGCAAGCCAGGACGTGAAGTCGTTACTTTCCTCTTG GTATGCAATATCGCAATGTGGGCGGTCAATACACTGGAAAAGTCTAGAGCTGACGTCAATCCGGTGCAACTCGAGTTTTTTGGTCTTTGGCCATGGATTATCATCATGAACGTCACCATGCCATTGACCATCTTCTATCGCTTCCACTCGACAGTTGTCCTCTGCGAAATCTGGAAGCGATGCTACAAAGTCAAACCCGATTTGATGTAG